One genomic segment of Terrihabitans soli includes these proteins:
- a CDS encoding DNA adenine methylase: protein MEGFERRAVAPAHPVAPYIGGKKVLASDIIARIDQIPHVAYVEPFIGMGGIFLRRRSAPKLEVINDLSSEVANLFRVLQCHYVAFLDMMKFQITSRREFERLARTDPTTLTDMQRAARFLYLQRLAYGGKVSGQNFGIFRDKPGNFDVTRLGPVLEAAHERLAGVVIENLCYSEIITRYDAPTTLFYFDPPYWGSEKDYGRGLFSRADFQRLAQMLTKISGTFLMSLNDCPGVRECFSAFAFEEFEVPYTIAGGDKAPDAKEVLIFPHGQVRRAAAPDLFAAE, encoded by the coding sequence ATGGAAGGTTTCGAACGCCGCGCGGTTGCGCCGGCGCATCCTGTCGCGCCCTATATCGGCGGCAAGAAGGTTCTCGCGAGCGATATCATCGCCCGCATCGATCAGATCCCGCACGTCGCCTATGTCGAACCTTTCATCGGCATGGGCGGCATCTTCCTCCGGCGCCGATCGGCGCCGAAGCTCGAAGTGATTAACGATCTGTCATCGGAGGTAGCCAATCTCTTTCGGGTTCTGCAATGTCATTACGTCGCCTTCCTCGACATGATGAAATTCCAGATCACGTCACGGCGCGAATTCGAGCGCCTGGCGCGCACAGATCCGACGACGCTGACGGATATGCAGCGGGCCGCGCGCTTTCTCTATTTGCAGCGCTTGGCCTATGGCGGCAAAGTCTCGGGCCAGAACTTCGGCATCTTCCGCGACAAGCCGGGCAATTTCGATGTCACCCGGCTCGGCCCGGTCCTCGAGGCCGCGCATGAACGGCTCGCCGGCGTCGTCATCGAGAACCTCTGCTACAGCGAAATCATCACGCGCTATGACGCGCCGACGACGCTGTTCTATTTCGATCCGCCTTATTGGGGCTCGGAGAAAGACTACGGCCGCGGCCTGTTCTCGCGTGCCGATTTCCAGCGCCTGGCCCAGATGCTGACGAAGATATCGGGCACGTTCCTCATGTCGCTGAACGATTGCCCGGGCGTGCGCGAGTGTTTCTCGGCCTTCGCCTTCGAAGAGTTCGAGGTTCCCTACACGATCGCCGGCGGCGACAAGGCGCCGGATGCAAAGGAAGTCCTGATTTTCCCGCACGGACAGGTGCGCCGCGCCGCGGCACCGGATCTGTTCGCAGCGGAATGA
- a CDS encoding glycosyltransferase — protein MIAPGNTLICVFSYNRGHTLQLCLESVRAMAPGFKTAVYDDASDDPETLRVIERSRPLLYADFTNPRPKDGRRHGNLYENIQAAMDFARARGFRYLFMLQDDMQFVRPLSEPVLQQYSEIFASDEKVIQVDPRFLRRGNYDIVVHNGAYRHGPETSYSDVGITHLDRLHDIDWRMLDSEQLNKKRLAELGRMRLFPFSPIVMHVPFPTLFRRGRQRLRLFPFNRGKYSFHAMTDAEIAAMDARPIERPPFFREHLRPKNMVLARLAYEIREDGKIFT, from the coding sequence ATGATCGCGCCCGGTAATACGCTCATCTGCGTTTTCTCCTACAACAGGGGGCACACGCTGCAGCTTTGTCTGGAGTCGGTGCGGGCCATGGCCCCCGGGTTCAAGACGGCGGTCTATGACGATGCCAGCGACGATCCCGAGACGCTGCGGGTCATCGAGCGCAGCCGTCCTCTGCTCTATGCGGATTTCACCAATCCGCGGCCGAAGGACGGAAGGCGGCACGGAAACCTCTACGAGAACATCCAGGCGGCGATGGATTTCGCCCGGGCGCGCGGCTTCCGCTACCTCTTCATGCTGCAGGACGATATGCAATTCGTGCGGCCGTTGTCGGAGCCGGTGCTGCAGCAATATTCCGAGATCTTCGCGAGCGACGAGAAAGTCATTCAGGTCGATCCGCGTTTTCTGCGGCGCGGGAATTACGACATCGTCGTCCATAACGGCGCCTACCGGCACGGGCCGGAAACATCCTATTCGGATGTCGGCATTACCCATCTCGACCGGCTGCACGATATCGATTGGCGCATGCTCGATTCCGAGCAACTCAATAAAAAGCGGCTCGCCGAACTCGGCAGAATGCGGCTCTTCCCGTTTTCGCCCATCGTGATGCATGTGCCGTTCCCGACGCTCTTCCGGCGCGGGCGCCAGCGGCTGCGGCTGTTTCCGTTCAACCGCGGTAAATACAGTTTCCACGCAATGACCGATGCGGAGATCGCGGCGATGGACGCTCGCCCGATCGAGCGCCCGCCCTTCTTCCGCGAGCATTTGCGGCCGAAGAATATGGTGCTGGCGCGCTTGGCCTATGAGATCCGCGAAGACGGCAAGATCTTCACCTGA
- a CDS encoding LysR family transcriptional regulator encodes MIDKLEFILALARERHFGRAAEACGVTQPTLSAGLKQLEDMLGVRLVDRGSRFQGFTAEGERVLDWARRIVGDSRALRQEINALKKGLSGHLRIAAIPTALNMVAALTTPFRARHPNVSFNIVSRTSLSILTQIENLDVDVGITYVENEPLGRVKTFPLYQEEYLLLTGREGPLGKKAKATWKEAAKLPLCLLSPDMQNRRIIDRLLAQAGDATPPTLESDSATALVAHVRTGAWSSIVPRQFAELFDLENVHAVPLVEPQVSQTVGIVVAERDPMTPLIAAFLSEARLFAPELGSKG; translated from the coding sequence ATGATCGACAAGCTCGAATTCATTCTGGCGCTCGCCCGCGAGCGGCATTTCGGCCGCGCCGCCGAGGCCTGTGGCGTCACCCAGCCGACCCTGTCGGCCGGGCTGAAGCAGCTTGAAGACATGCTGGGGGTCAGACTTGTCGATCGCGGATCGCGCTTTCAGGGCTTCACCGCCGAGGGCGAGCGCGTGCTCGACTGGGCCCGCCGCATTGTCGGCGATAGCCGTGCTTTGCGGCAGGAGATCAACGCTCTGAAAAAGGGCCTTTCCGGCCATTTGCGCATCGCCGCCATCCCGACGGCCCTCAATATGGTGGCGGCGCTAACCACGCCGTTCCGGGCGCGCCATCCCAATGTCAGTTTCAACATTGTCTCGCGGACGTCGCTGTCGATCCTGACCCAGATCGAAAATCTCGATGTCGATGTCGGTATCACCTATGTCGAGAACGAGCCGCTCGGCCGCGTCAAAACCTTCCCGCTCTATCAGGAGGAGTATCTGCTTCTCACCGGCCGGGAAGGGCCGCTCGGCAAGAAGGCCAAGGCCACCTGGAAAGAAGCTGCAAAACTTCCGCTCTGCCTGTTGTCGCCGGACATGCAGAATCGCCGGATCATCGACCGGCTGCTCGCCCAGGCTGGCGATGCGACACCCCCGACGCTGGAATCCGACTCCGCCACGGCCCTGGTCGCCCATGTCCGGACCGGTGCCTGGTCGAGCATCGTGCCCCGCCAGTTCGCCGAATTGTTCGACCTCGAAAACGTTCACGCCGTTCCGCTCGTTGAGCCGCAAGTCTCTCAAACTGTTGGGATTGTCGTCGCCGAGCGCGATCCGATGACGCCCCTGATCGCGGCCTTTCTGAGCGAAGCCCGCCTGTTTGCGCCGGAGCTGGGCAGCAAGGGCTGA
- a CDS encoding formate dehydrogenase subunit gamma translates to MSHFEPWSAERAAAIIKDFQGVDGATLPILHDIQHAFGFVPDAAIPMIAEALNLSRAEVFGTVTFYHEFRRELPGRHVLKLCQAEACQSNGSDALRERAEKRLGVKLGETTPDRRVTIEPIYCLGLCANGPSAQLDDRMVGRVTEAKLDALLSEAQS, encoded by the coding sequence ATGTCCCACTTCGAACCGTGGTCTGCCGAGCGCGCCGCGGCAATAATCAAAGACTTTCAAGGCGTTGACGGCGCAACGCTGCCGATCCTGCACGACATTCAGCACGCATTCGGTTTTGTGCCCGACGCCGCGATCCCGATGATCGCCGAGGCCCTCAATCTCTCGCGGGCGGAAGTCTTCGGCACGGTCACCTTTTACCACGAGTTCCGCCGCGAACTTCCGGGCCGTCACGTCCTCAAGCTGTGCCAGGCGGAAGCCTGCCAGTCGAACGGCTCGGACGCCCTGCGCGAACGCGCCGAAAAGCGTCTTGGCGTGAAACTCGGCGAGACGACGCCGGACCGTCGCGTGACGATTGAACCGATCTATTGCCTTGGCCTGTGCGCCAACGGCCCGTCCGCACAACTCGACGACCGCATGGTCGGCCGCGTGACGGAAGCCAAGCTCGACGCCCTCTTGTCCGAGGCGCAGTCATGA
- a CDS encoding formate dehydrogenase beta subunit produces MTIKIYVPIDVAALACGADEVVLAIQTEALKRGLPVEIVRNGSRGLLWLEPMVEVETPKGRVAYGPVEASDVKALFDDGFHEGKGKHKLHIGLIDQHPYLKNQQRLTFARCGITDPRSLEAYKALGGYKGLEKAIKLGPKDTVEEVFNSGLRGRGGAGFPTGIKWRTVAAAKADRKYVVINADEGDSGTFSDRMIMEGDPFVLIEGMTICGMAVGATYGYVYVRSEYPHAIKALNDCIAIARKAGLLGKKVMGSSYDFDMEVRMGAGAYVCGEETSLLESLEGKRGLVRAKPPLPALVGAFGKPTVINNVMSMASVPIILSEGGKYYADFGMGRSRGTMPVQLAGNLKYGGLVEIAFGCTLGSLVYDYGGGTASGRPERAVQVGGPLGAYLPTSLWETLFDYEEFAKIGAGVGHGGIVLFDDTVDMLKMARFAMEFCAIESCGKCTPCRIGSTRGAETFDKIRAGIDVEKNLALIGDLSETMRLGSLCALGGMTPFPVDSAMKYFPEDFRRGQKLQAAE; encoded by the coding sequence ATGACCATCAAGATTTACGTTCCGATCGATGTCGCTGCGCTCGCTTGCGGCGCCGACGAGGTCGTGCTCGCCATTCAGACCGAAGCGCTGAAGCGGGGACTGCCCGTTGAGATCGTGCGCAACGGTTCGCGCGGCCTGCTGTGGCTGGAGCCGATGGTCGAGGTCGAAACGCCGAAAGGCCGTGTCGCCTATGGTCCGGTCGAAGCGTCGGATGTGAAGGCGCTGTTCGACGACGGCTTTCATGAGGGCAAGGGCAAGCACAAGCTCCATATCGGTCTCATCGACCAGCATCCCTACCTCAAGAACCAGCAGCGCCTGACCTTTGCGCGCTGCGGCATCACCGATCCGCGTTCTCTCGAGGCCTATAAGGCGCTCGGCGGCTATAAGGGCCTCGAGAAAGCGATCAAGCTCGGTCCGAAAGATACGGTCGAAGAGGTCTTCAATTCGGGCCTGCGCGGTCGCGGCGGCGCCGGTTTCCCGACCGGCATCAAATGGCGCACGGTCGCGGCGGCAAAGGCCGACCGTAAATACGTCGTCATCAATGCCGACGAAGGCGATAGCGGCACCTTCTCCGATCGCATGATCATGGAAGGCGATCCCTTCGTGCTCATCGAGGGCATGACGATCTGCGGCATGGCTGTGGGCGCCACCTATGGCTATGTCTATGTCCGCTCGGAATATCCGCACGCCATCAAGGCGCTGAACGATTGCATCGCGATCGCGCGCAAGGCCGGCCTGCTCGGCAAGAAAGTGATGGGCTCGTCCTACGACTTCGATATGGAAGTCCGCATGGGGGCGGGCGCCTATGTCTGCGGCGAGGAAACCTCGCTCCTGGAATCGCTCGAAGGCAAGCGCGGCCTGGTTCGCGCCAAGCCGCCGCTGCCCGCCCTTGTCGGCGCGTTCGGCAAGCCGACCGTCATCAACAATGTCATGTCCATGGCATCGGTGCCGATCATCCTGTCGGAGGGCGGTAAGTACTATGCCGATTTCGGCATGGGCCGGTCGCGCGGCACGATGCCCGTCCAGCTCGCCGGCAATCTGAAATATGGCGGTCTCGTCGAGATCGCCTTCGGCTGCACTCTCGGCTCGCTGGTCTATGACTATGGCGGTGGCACGGCTTCGGGCCGTCCGGAACGCGCCGTGCAGGTCGGCGGTCCGCTCGGCGCCTATCTGCCCACTTCGCTGTGGGAGACGCTGTTCGACTACGAGGAATTCGCCAAGATCGGCGCCGGCGTCGGCCATGGCGGCATCGTGCTGTTCGACGACACGGTCGACATGCTGAAAATGGCGCGCTTTGCGATGGAGTTCTGCGCCATTGAGAGCTGCGGCAAGTGCACGCCCTGCCGCATCGGTTCGACCCGCGGCGCCGAGACTTTCGACAAGATCCGCGCCGGCATCGATGTCGAGAAGAATCTCGCGCTCATCGGCGATCTCAGCGAGACCATGCGTCTCGGTTCGCTCTGCGCCCTTGGCGGCATGACGCCGTTCCCGGTCGATAGCGCCATGAAATATTTCCCTGAGGACTTCCGCCGCGGGCAGAAGCTCCAGGCTGCGGAATAA
- the fdhF gene encoding formate dehydrogenase subunit alpha, which translates to MSLVEEIDYGTPRSRSENMVTLTIDGFEVTVPEGTSIMRAAMEVGTKIPKLCATDMLESFGSCRLCLIEIEGRAGTPASCTTPVAPGIKVVTMSDRLQRLRKGVMELYISDHPLDCLTCSANGDCELQDMAGAVGLRDVRFGMDNYSHFDKKSDLYMEKDESNPYFTYEPSKCIVCNRCVRACEEVQGTFALTISGRGFNSRVSPGMQEPFLQSECVSCGACVQACPTATLNEKAVIEIGTPEHSVVTTCAYCGVGCSFKAEMAGSKLVRMVPWKDGKANEGHSCVKGRFAFGYSTHKDRILKPMIRAKITDPWKEVSWEEAINHAASEFKRIQATYGRDSVGGITSSRCTNEETYLVQKLIRAGFGNNNVDTCARVCHSPTGYGLSVTLGTSAGTQDFKSVEQADVIMVIGANPTDGHPVFASRMKHRLRQGAKLIVADPRRIDLVKSPHIAADFHLPLKPGTNVAFINSMAHVIVTEGLIDEKYVRERCEIADFESWARMVADEKYSPENMEQYTGIPAANLRGAARLYATGGNAAIYYGLGVTEHSQGSTMVMGMANLAMATGNIGKEGAGVNPLRGQNNVQGSCDMGSFPHELPGYRHVSDDATREMFESLWGRPLSNEPGLRIPNMLDEAIGGRFKGIYIQGEDIVQSDPDAQHVAGGLSAMECVVVQDLFICETAKYAHVFLPGSSFLEKDGTFTNAERRISRVRKVVTPMAGYADWEVTLMLAKALGYEMNYSHPSEIMDEIARLTPTFTNVSFDLLEKVGSVQWPCNEAAPLGTPMMHVDRFVRGKGKFMLTEYVPTEERTTHKFPLILTTGRILAHYNVGAQTRRTDNVAWHPEDVLEIHPFDAENRGLRDGDLVAIQSRVGEVSLRAKITDRMQPGVVYTTFHHPVTGANVITTDYSDWATNCPEYKVTAVEVRKTNGPSYWQEKFLEEEISLTRILDAAE; encoded by the coding sequence ATGTCACTCGTTGAGGAAATCGACTACGGGACGCCCCGGTCGCGTTCCGAAAATATGGTCACGCTGACCATTGACGGGTTTGAAGTGACGGTGCCGGAAGGCACCTCGATCATGCGCGCCGCGATGGAGGTCGGAACGAAGATTCCGAAGCTCTGCGCGACCGACATGCTCGAAAGCTTCGGCTCCTGCCGTCTCTGCCTGATCGAGATCGAAGGCCGCGCGGGAACGCCCGCATCGTGCACGACGCCCGTCGCGCCTGGCATCAAGGTCGTCACGATGTCCGACCGCCTGCAGCGCCTGCGCAAGGGTGTGATGGAACTCTACATCTCCGACCATCCGCTCGACTGTCTGACCTGCTCGGCGAACGGCGATTGCGAACTTCAGGATATGGCCGGTGCCGTCGGTCTGCGCGATGTGCGCTTCGGCATGGATAATTACAGCCATTTCGACAAGAAGTCCGATCTCTATATGGAGAAGGACGAGTCGAACCCGTACTTCACCTACGAGCCGTCGAAGTGCATCGTCTGCAATCGCTGCGTCCGCGCCTGCGAAGAAGTGCAGGGCACCTTCGCGCTGACGATTTCCGGCCGCGGCTTCAACAGCCGCGTGTCGCCCGGCATGCAGGAGCCTTTCCTGCAGTCCGAATGCGTCTCCTGCGGCGCCTGCGTGCAGGCCTGCCCGACCGCGACGCTGAACGAGAAGGCTGTCATCGAAATCGGTACTCCCGAACATTCGGTCGTGACGACCTGCGCCTATTGCGGTGTCGGCTGTTCCTTCAAGGCCGAAATGGCCGGCTCCAAGCTGGTGCGCATGGTGCCGTGGAAAGACGGCAAGGCGAATGAGGGCCATTCCTGCGTGAAGGGCCGTTTCGCATTCGGCTATTCCACGCACAAGGACCGCATCCTGAAGCCGATGATTCGCGCCAAGATCACCGATCCGTGGAAGGAAGTGTCCTGGGAAGAGGCGATCAATCACGCGGCCTCCGAGTTCAAGCGCATCCAGGCGACCTATGGCCGAGACTCGGTCGGCGGCATCACCTCCTCGCGCTGCACGAACGAGGAGACCTATCTCGTTCAGAAGCTCATCCGCGCCGGGTTCGGCAACAACAATGTCGATACCTGCGCTCGTGTCTGCCACTCGCCGACCGGCTATGGCCTGAGCGTCACGCTCGGCACCTCCGCCGGCACGCAGGACTTCAAATCGGTCGAACAGGCCGATGTCATCATGGTCATCGGCGCCAACCCGACCGACGGCCATCCGGTGTTCGCCTCGCGCATGAAGCATCGCCTCCGCCAGGGTGCGAAGCTCATCGTCGCCGACCCGCGCCGCATCGATCTCGTGAAGTCCCCGCACATCGCCGCCGATTTCCATCTTCCGCTGAAGCCCGGCACGAATGTCGCGTTCATCAATTCGATGGCGCATGTCATCGTGACGGAGGGGCTGATCGACGAGAAATATGTCCGCGAGCGCTGCGAAATCGCCGATTTCGAAAGCTGGGCGCGGATGGTCGCCGACGAGAAATACTCACCCGAGAACATGGAGCAGTACACCGGTATTCCGGCGGCCAATCTCCGTGGTGCGGCGCGTCTTTACGCCACCGGCGGCAATGCAGCCATCTATTACGGCCTTGGCGTCACCGAGCACAGCCAGGGCTCGACCATGGTGATGGGCATGGCGAACCTTGCCATGGCCACCGGCAATATCGGCAAGGAAGGCGCCGGCGTGAATCCGCTGCGCGGCCAGAACAATGTGCAGGGCTCGTGCGATATGGGCTCGTTCCCGCACGAACTGCCGGGCTATCGCCACGTCTCCGACGATGCGACGCGTGAAATGTTCGAAAGCCTGTGGGGCCGTCCGCTCTCCAACGAGCCGGGCCTGCGCATTCCGAACATGCTCGACGAGGCCATCGGCGGCCGGTTCAAGGGCATCTACATCCAGGGCGAAGACATCGTTCAGTCCGATCCGGACGCCCAGCACGTGGCGGGCGGTCTGTCGGCGATGGAATGCGTCGTGGTGCAGGATCTCTTCATCTGCGAGACGGCGAAATATGCGCATGTCTTCCTGCCGGGTTCGTCCTTCCTCGAAAAGGACGGCACATTCACCAATGCCGAGCGGCGCATCAGCCGCGTCCGCAAGGTGGTGACCCCGATGGCCGGCTATGCCGACTGGGAAGTCACGCTCATGCTGGCCAAGGCGCTCGGCTATGAGATGAATTACAGCCACCCGTCCGAGATCATGGATGAGATCGCGCGTCTGACGCCGACCTTCACCAATGTCTCGTTCGATCTGCTTGAAAAGGTCGGCTCGGTTCAGTGGCCGTGCAACGAGGCGGCGCCGCTCGGCACGCCGATGATGCATGTCGATCGCTTCGTCCGCGGCAAGGGCAAGTTCATGCTCACCGAATATGTGCCGACCGAGGAGCGCACGACGCACAAATTCCCGCTCATCCTCACGACGGGCCGTATCCTTGCCCACTACAATGTCGGCGCCCAGACGCGGCGTACCGATAACGTGGCTTGGCATCCGGAAGACGTGCTGGAGATTCATCCCTTCGACGCGGAAAACCGCGGCCTTCGCGATGGAGATCTTGTGGCGATCCAGAGCCGCGTCGGCGAAGTGTCTTTGCGCGCCAAGATCACCGACCGCATGCAGCCGGGCGTCGTCTACACCACGTTCCATCACCCGGTGACGGGCGCGAACGTGATTACGACCGATTACTCCGACTGGGCGACCAACTGCCCCGAATACAAGGTGACCGCCGTTGAGGTCCGCAAGACCAACGGTCCCTCGTACTGGCAGGAGAAGTTCCTGGAAGAAGAAATCTCGCTCACCCGTATTCTCGACGCGGCGGAGTAA
- a CDS encoding formate dehydrogenase subunit delta: protein MAGDNTKTLVRMANQIADFFAPYSGEQCVSGVQTHIKKFWSPVMRRDLAAHIEHGGEGLRPAVIEAFHRMTQSQTASPTHKGVPSPSETGQMASDAG, encoded by the coding sequence ATGGCCGGCGACAACACAAAGACGCTGGTTCGCATGGCGAACCAGATTGCCGACTTCTTCGCTCCCTATTCGGGCGAGCAATGCGTGTCGGGCGTCCAGACTCATATCAAGAAGTTCTGGTCGCCGGTGATGCGACGCGATCTTGCGGCGCATATCGAGCATGGCGGCGAGGGCCTGCGCCCGGCGGTGATCGAAGCCTTCCATCGTATGACTCAGTCGCAGACGGCCAGCCCGACCCATAAGGGCGTGCCGAGCCCCTCCGAAACCGGCCAGATGGCCAGCGACGCGGGCTGA
- the fdhD gene encoding formate dehydrogenase accessory sulfurtransferase FdhD, whose amino-acid sequence MPNPIERVRRTVWKGDSFTVAERPIPNEVAIAITYGGSTQAVMMATPADFEDFAVGFSTTEGLIRTPKDITSLEVIEEAEGVELRMWLVPELAETYSRRRRLLAGPTGCGLCGIESLTEAVKAPAAVSAAGHLRPQDIVAAMAALPARQVLNEEARAIHAAGFWTPGEGLVAVREDVGRHNALDKLVGHLVRSERSAKDGLIVLTSRVSVEMVQKAAAIGAPVIAAVSAPTALAVKMAEEAGITLIAIARGDSFEVFTHAGRIGSGAASSAA is encoded by the coding sequence ATGCCTAATCCGATCGAGCGCGTAAGGCGCACGGTATGGAAGGGCGACAGCTTCACGGTTGCCGAGCGCCCGATTCCGAACGAGGTGGCAATCGCCATTACCTATGGCGGCTCGACGCAGGCCGTGATGATGGCAACGCCCGCGGATTTTGAGGACTTTGCCGTCGGCTTCAGCACCACCGAGGGCCTGATCCGGACACCGAAAGACATTACCTCGCTCGAGGTCATCGAGGAGGCGGAAGGCGTCGAGCTGCGCATGTGGCTCGTGCCCGAACTTGCCGAGACCTATTCGCGACGGAGGCGCCTACTTGCCGGTCCCACGGGCTGCGGGCTGTGCGGCATCGAAAGCCTGACGGAAGCGGTGAAGGCGCCGGCGGCGGTTTCGGCGGCCGGGCATCTAAGACCGCAAGACATTGTTGCCGCCATGGCCGCGCTTCCCGCCCGGCAGGTGTTGAACGAAGAAGCCCGCGCCATCCATGCCGCCGGCTTCTGGACACCGGGCGAGGGGCTTGTTGCCGTGCGCGAGGATGTCGGCCGTCATAACGCGCTCGACAAGCTGGTCGGACATCTGGTGCGCTCGGAGCGCTCGGCCAAAGACGGTCTTATCGTACTTACGAGCCGCGTCTCGGTCGAGATGGTGCAGAAGGCGGCCGCCATTGGCGCGCCGGTCATTGCCGCCGTCTCGGCGCCGACGGCGCTTGCGGTGAAAATGGCGGAGGAAGCGGGGATCACTTTGATCGCGATTGCCCGCGGCGACAGTTTCGAAGTCTTCACCCATGCCGGGCGCATCGGCTCAGGGGCAGCCTCAAGCGCCGCCTGA
- a CDS encoding peptidylprolyl isomerase — MSITINGLRRRAAFWLGAIILLTATGLGSGSAAAQTSIVALVNNTPITSTEVAERRAVIRLMKKQDIAARAALDQLIDQQLLFAEASRRQIKIADTEVDARFNAIGANAKLSPEQLGQALAQTGASTRAFKAEIRATLLQRKMMGMLSRTATGVSEKEIAAGITAKKTGGEGAAYRYNIQQIIFITQKTASPAQINQRKSEAEGFRRRVTDCAQAINLAKELRETAVKPPVTRMSAQLPGDFRDQLAAMKIGQTTKPDTTPNGVEVIVICDKQEVADDSALRNEVQSELAQETGKAELDKFVADLRKRALIIYK, encoded by the coding sequence ATGAGCATCACTATCAACGGCCTCCGCCGCCGCGCCGCTTTCTGGCTCGGGGCGATCATACTGCTGACGGCGACGGGCCTCGGCTCGGGGAGCGCTGCGGCGCAAACCTCGATTGTCGCGCTCGTCAACAATACCCCGATCACCTCGACCGAGGTCGCCGAGCGGCGCGCCGTCATCCGTCTGATGAAGAAGCAGGATATCGCCGCGCGCGCGGCGCTCGACCAGCTCATCGACCAGCAGCTGCTATTTGCCGAAGCGTCCCGCCGCCAGATCAAGATCGCCGACACCGAAGTCGATGCCCGCTTCAACGCCATCGGCGCCAACGCCAAGCTAAGCCCCGAGCAGCTCGGCCAGGCTCTGGCGCAGACCGGCGCGTCGACACGCGCCTTCAAGGCCGAGATCCGTGCGACGCTTTTGCAGCGTAAGATGATGGGCATGCTGTCGCGCACCGCGACCGGCGTCAGCGAAAAGGAAATCGCCGCCGGGATCACCGCGAAGAAGACCGGAGGCGAAGGCGCCGCCTACCGCTACAACATCCAGCAGATCATCTTCATCACGCAGAAAACGGCGAGCCCGGCGCAGATCAATCAACGCAAGAGCGAAGCCGAGGGCTTCCGCCGCCGCGTGACCGATTGCGCGCAGGCGATCAATCTCGCCAAGGAACTGCGTGAGACGGCGGTGAAACCGCCGGTGACACGCATGAGTGCCCAGCTGCCGGGAGATTTTCGCGATCAGCTGGCGGCGATGAAGATCGGCCAGACGACGAAGCCCGATACGACGCCGAACGGCGTCGAAGTCATCGTGATCTGCGACAAGCAGGAAGTGGCTGACGATTCTGCCCTGCGAAACGAAGTTCAGAGTGAACTCGCGCAGGAAACCGGCAAAGCCGAACTCGATAAATTTGTCGCCGATCTGCGCAAGCGCGCCCTGATCATCTACAAATAA
- a CDS encoding tetratricopeptide repeat protein — protein MVFARPKSADELRAVSGDELRALVEKSPQIGARLVESAAKYGLLSAQLTFARMLLHGHGVPVDQASACRWFAVAAETGDPEAINMLGRCHEFGWGVPVNRHNAASYYRQASRKNYASAQYNLGQILLAGQPSPAERREGLGWHLVAAKAGHAKSMNVVGRFCEEGWEMPKSVDNAIGWFRKAAEAGDCWGQFNLGRVLADDGDIDQALVWLARSIEEGDDEFVAAIIPSLRQHPDPAVRALGEAAARQDPKTASAGPELYPEPHRQARSRLGLGWLFGGPSGAPAR, from the coding sequence ATGGTTTTCGCGCGTCCGAAATCCGCTGACGAATTGCGCGCCGTATCCGGCGATGAATTGCGGGCTCTCGTCGAGAAGAGCCCGCAGATTGGTGCGCGGCTTGTTGAATCCGCTGCCAAATACGGACTGCTCTCCGCCCAGCTGACCTTTGCGCGCATGCTGCTGCACGGTCATGGCGTGCCGGTCGATCAGGCTTCGGCCTGCCGGTGGTTTGCGGTCGCGGCCGAAACCGGCGATCCGGAAGCCATCAATATGCTGGGCCGCTGCCACGAATTCGGCTGGGGCGTGCCGGTGAACCGGCACAACGCCGCCTCCTATTACCGTCAGGCGTCCCGGAAGAACTATGCGTCCGCCCAGTACAATCTTGGTCAGATCCTTCTCGCCGGACAGCCGAGCCCGGCCGAGCGCCGCGAGGGTCTGGGCTGGCATCTTGTCGCCGCCAAGGCCGGCCATGCCAAAAGCATGAATGTTGTCGGCCGCTTCTGCGAAGAAGGCTGGGAGATGCCCAAAAGCGTCGACAATGCCATCGGTTGGTTCCGCAAGGCCGCCGAGGCCGGCGATTGCTGGGGGCAGTTCAATCTTGGCCGGGTCCTTGCCGATGACGGCGATATCGACCAGGCGCTGGTCTGGCTCGCCCGCTCCATCGAAGAAGGCGACGATGAGTTCGTAGCCGCCATTATTCCTTCCCTCAGACAGCACCCTGACCCGGCGGTCCGGGCTCTGGGCGAGGCCGCAGCCCGCCAGGACCCCAAAACCGCCTCGGCCGGGCCGGAGCTCTATCCGGAGCCGCACCGGCAGGCGCGCAGCCGCCTGGGGCTCGGCTGGCTGTTCGGCGGCCCTTCCGGTGCCCCCGCCCGTTAA